The Haloplanus sp. CK5-1 genome segment TACAAGTATATAAAGTCGTCGGAAAATCCAGATCTGGTCGACTTCACTTCCGCATTCGCAGACGAAGCCGTGCTCTTGGTCCGCCTCTGCTTTCGAGAGTCGGTTACTCGACATACCCCACCTCCTCGGGGCGGGGGCAGAGGCCTTCCTCCCAGTCGTCGATGTACTTCTCTACGTTCCCCGCGAGTTCGTCGGCCATCCGCAGCGCCAGGTACGGGTTGTGGACCGTCTCGCGGACGACCGTCTCGAACGGGCGATCCCCGCGACAGTCGTCGAGGCGGATCTCGAGCGCGTACCGGACCTCGTCCGGCGGCACCTCTAGGTCGATCACCTCGGCGTAGACACGGAACTTGCCATCAGGATGCACCCACGTATCCCACCCGCCACCGAGGTTTGCGTCCCAGTGGGAGAGGTCCAGCATGACCACATCATCGAGCGGGAGTGGCGTTTCCTGACCGCCGTTGGTGAGCGCTGCCTGGTCCTCGAAGAGTTGCCCACAGCGAGAGCAGAAGTACTCGTGGTTCTCGTCAGCGGCCAGCGCGCCGTTGTTCTCCTCAGTGTCGAGTTCGTGCCCGCAGTCGGGACAGTCAGTCATCGACGACCGTCACCTCCACGTCGACCTGCTCCTTGAGGTCGTCCTTCAGTTCACGCACCCGCGCGTCTTTGCAGTCCGCACAGGGCGTTCCCTCCTGGAGGCGCTCCTGCATCTTCGACCGGAGGCGGCCGTGGTGCGGGTGTTCGGTGCCGCCCGTCCAGACGGCGTCGGCCTTCCGGTCGTAGCACGGCGGACAGAGCGGGTAGACCTCGGCCTCGTCGATCCACAGCAGGTGTGTCGCCTCCGGTATCTCTTCGACGTCCAGCCGTTCCTCGGCGATCTCCCGCAGCGCTTCCGAGCGCTGGATGTCCGCCTCCATGTCGATCCACATCTGGCGCTCGTCTTCCTCCAGGTCGTCGGGGTCGAGTGGGCCGAACGCCTCCTCGTGGGTGATCTCGATGCTAATCGAGTCGGGTGTATCGGCGCTCTCGACGCTCATGCGTCCCCCCGGTCGTCGACGACGATGTCCCGCAGGTCGCTCTCGTCGCCCCCAGACTCGTCTTCGTCGGTCAGGCCCTCGGTGAACGTCTCCACTTCCTCCCGGAACAGCCGGAAGAACTCTCTGGTCGAAGACTCCGTCGAGACCGAGGAGTGTTGCTTCGTGATCGAGTTGACCAGCGACTCGAACACTTGATCCTCTTCCTCGAGGACCTCGATGCCGTCGCCGAGACGTCGGTAGGCCAGCGTCTTCTGGAACATCCGAGTGTTCACGACGGCCTCGATCTCCTCCTCGGAGAGTTGGTCCGTGTCGATCATGCCTCACTCCCTTCCAGGATCTTCACGGTCTCGACGTAGTCCAGCCCCGAGACGTAGGCCATCGATCGGGAGAGCTGTTCGCCGTACACACAGGCGTCGCCATCATTCGGCGTGATCTGGGTGAGTTCGGCGGTGTCGCCATCGAGGTTGAACGTTGCGCTCATGCCGCCCTGTTCGGTGACTTCGACTCGGTACCGCTCGCGGTCCTCGTTGAGTTTGACTGTAGCGTCCATTTTTAACAGACCTCCCGGAGTTCGACGGTCATGTCCCGCTCTCTCGCTTCGAAGCGCGCCGCGACGTCGCCGGCGTCGCCGACGCGGTCGAAGTGGACGAACTCGCCCGGTACCTGGAAGGCCTCGTCGGGATCGTCCCAGACGGTCGCTCCACATCGAAGCCCGTCCGTGTAGATCACGGTCAGCTTGACGACGCGGTCGTCGCCCCGGTCCTCCATCACGATCCCGTCGTCGACGCCATCCCGCTCGTGCATCCGCTCGTCGTTCAGGTAGACGTCCAGATCGGGGCGGTTCTCCCCGCGGATGTGGCCGTGAGTCGGTTCCTCTGTCTCGGTGTCGTCGGTCGTACTCATCGAATCACGCCCCGTGAGGGGCAGACCTCCGTCGAGGGTTCGAACCCCGAAGCGTCCTTGCAGAGGTGATCGAGGACACCGAACCCGACACCGGTCCGGCTCACATCGACCCCTCCAGTTCGTGTCCCACCCAGTCGGTCAGCGTCTGTACCGAGAGCTGGCACTTTCGGCACTCTCTCCCGTGGCGTGACTGATCGGTGCCGACGATCTCGTGCTCACCGTCGGCGCAGGGGTCGCGAACATCGCCCCGTGACGCTTCGATATCGAGATCATCGCGAATACGCTCGGCAAGCAGTCGTCGATGGCAGTAGGTATCGTCAGCCTCCCAGCAAACAAACCAGATCGTACGCTCGGTCGCCCGATCTCGAAGTGTCTCGATGACCTGCTGAGGGCCTGCCGCGTCGAGATGATCGAGATACTGCTCCTCAAAGTCGACACTCTCCCACGCGACCCGCTGGGGCTCGTCGTGGCCATCAGCTTCGGCCGCCTCTTCGATCTTCTTGTAGGCGTCGAGCAGGTGTTCGGGCGGCGCGAGCGTCTGGAGGTTCCGATCGACGACGTCGTCGGTCCACTCTGCAGGATATCGAACGACGCCGAAGAGGTCGTCATCGGGTGCTGGCGTTGCCGATCCCTGCGACAGCGCAGTGAAATACGTCGTTCGGATCGGTAGGGCGGTCACGCCGATCCACCTCCAGTAGAGACAGGTCCGTCGTCGAGATGGGTGGGGCGAAGAACACGCTCCGAAACCTGGTGCTCACAGGGGAAGAGCTGAGCACTCGACCCGACACGAGTGGCCGCCCGAACCCGCGACCCGCACTGTGGGCACTCCGGAAGATCATCGGGGACAGTATAGATCACACCGACACACCTCCAGTAGACTGCTGGATACTGGTCTGGCCGTGATCGACTTCCGCACCGAAGCGCGCCGTCGCGACCGACGCAGAGGCGACGGCCTCTTGGTCCGCCAGGGCCTGACACGTCGGGATCACCCACCAAGCCCACGCAACGTGGTCGCGGAGCGCGTCGATGTCGGGGACGCCATCGGGACCAAGGTCGATCCAGATATCCCACACCCGATCCGGGGGATCGTCGAGAGCGACGGCGTCGTAGAGGACGTCCCGAGCGAGGGTGAGGTCGTCCTCAACGAGACGAGGGAGGACATCCGCGTGGCGTTCGGCGTCAGTGCAGAACGACAGGCAGAGCCGATAACCCTGCCCAGTTGCCTCGATGAGCCCCAGTGCTTCGAGGCGAGGGAGATGGGTCCGGAGCGATCGCGTTGACCGTCCAGCCTGATCTGCCAGGGCAGATTGGGTAAGGGGTTGGTCGGCACGAAGTAGCGTCGCGACTACGTCTCGGATGGTGGGCGAAGCATTCGCGAGGAGTCCGTCGGACTGCAGAGCCTGTAGCGCCCGCCGGACTTCATCAGTCCGAATGTCCCGCTCGAAGGCTTCACGAGATAGTCCACGACCGAGAGCGACCGCAGCGTCGTATGGTGTCGCTGCGAGACCGTGGAACAACGAAACAGCGTCACGGGTCGCCCGAAGCCGCTTCGTCGCTACCAGCGACCGGACGATTGCGGCGTAGGTCTTGCGACCGTGATCGTAGACGACCGGGACGTCAACGGCGATCTCGGGAGCGTCGTCGCGAAGGGCTTGCGGCTCGGCGAGTTCCTCCTGGAGGATCGTCGCGAGACCTTCGGGGGTGCCGCCACAGTCCCCGACGACGGAGACGGATGGGATGACCGCTCCGAGTGGATCGTCGTGATCGATATCGAGGCCGGTCGTCCACTCGAGCTTCTCGTCCCGCGTCTCGAACAGTTGTCGGTAGCCGGTATGCTGACCATAACACGAGCAGATCGCGAGGCCGACCGCCAGGGATCGCGCCATGGTCCGTCGATGCTCGGTATCGAACTTCGGTAGCGAGGGAACGCGCACTTCGAAGGTGACGTCGACGTCGGCGAGGTCCAGGAGGTGGACCATCGTCCCGACGAGTCCGAGTGCTTCACGAGTGATCGTCGAGCGGAACGCATCCCGATCCTCGTAGTCGCCCTGGTGCCACTGCTTGGTAAGCTCGAGGAGGTCGTCCCGAGCGGTCTGCAGTCCGTCGATATAGTCGGCCGGCGTCTCATGATCATCCGGAAGATGACCGAGACATCGAGACCCGCGGAGGATCTGCCGATGATCGTCGAACAGATCGGCGAACTCGGGAGCCTCGAGCAGTCGGTCCTCGGTGAGGACGAACTCCCAGATACGCCAGTCGGTTAACGCAGCTGCAGTACTCACCCAGTAAGGCATGGGGGAGTCGTACTCACAGGAGACACCGACCGCGTCTGCACTCTGATCGATCCAGATGTGGCCTTCGGCACGATCATCACGCCCCTCAACAGAGTGATCGACTACCGAGACGCCGCCATCAGGGGTACATTCCCGGGCAGCGATGTACTCAGACCGGTTCCAGTCGGCCGGCGTATGGAGACTGGGGAGGCGTTCCCGGTGGAACCCGCGCTGGCCGGCCTCACCAGCCGCCGCGGCCCCCTCGTCTCCCCCCTCCCGTGCATGCGCGTGGTTACACGGCATATCTTGGAACGATTTTCCGGTCTCGCTAACGCGCTCAGACACCGCTTCGTCGAGCGACGCTTGTCTACCGTATTCCGCATCGAGCGCGTCCAAGACATCCGAACCAGTCTGGAGAATCTCGACAGCACTACCAGCAGCGGTCTCGAAGCGCTCGGAGATCAGACCGAACTCACGGAGTTCGCCGAGTAACTGGCGAACGCGAGCGGAGGAGACGTCAAGAGTGTTGTAGAGCCGTTCGTACGGAAGTGTCTCGGCGTTGGTCTGAGCGATCCGTCGAAGGAGTTCAACAGCACGTCCATCGGGATCGAGATTCGCGAGCGCTGCCCTGGAGTCGCCTTCTATGCCCCATGCTCTGCACTGCTCCCTAACGCTATCCGGGAGCTGCCCGTGATGATCGTGCGCGAGGTGGACGAGATCGAGTCGGCGACCGACCACCTGCACATCGCAGGCACAGGCGAGCGTCGCGAGTATCTCGCAGACGCGGTCGCGCTGATCACGGCGGCGGTCGAACCAGTCCGGTTCGAGTCGAAACACTAGGGTCGGAGCATGATCTGCCAGCGTTAGCAGATCTGGAATCATCGATACGTCGTCTAGATCAGAGCGACCAGACCCGACCGAACGAAGAGTCCGTCGGAAGTCCCACATGGCACGCTCGTCGCCGGATGCAATGCGAATTAGGAGACCGACCAGATCGCCGTCACGAATCTCAAGGTCGAGATCCTCGAGCTGGTCGATAGCGTCGGTGACCGTTGTGCCCTGGAGTCCGTCACGGACAGACTGGACGAGGTCCTCCTGGAGCGCAGCCGTCTCGAGTAACGAGCCGAGGAGGTCACCTGGTGGACGATCGTCGAGCGTGACCGTCGCGACTGCATCGACGGGTTGCTGCCGGGAGAGGGAAACACCCGGCGTCACGCTGCCACACCTCCCAGCGGGGCAGCATGGCCACTACCTGTTTGTACGGTCGAACAAGTATCTAGAGATGAAGAATGTGTAGTAGAATCCCTCAGGTTTTGGATTCTGAGGGTTTGCGGCCAAGCCAAGGGCCGGATTTGAACCGGCGATGGGCGGCTCTGCAGGCCGCTGCGTTAGGCCGAACTCTGCCACCTTGGCGCGTCGGATACTATCGGAGTCCGTCGCTTAAGCCTAGCGGTCGGCGTCGAAACCGGCGGCTCAACGATCGATATGCAAAAAGCCCCGCCGAGCTCGCAGCTCGACGAGGCTGAGTATGAATGGTGAGGCGGCGAATCGAAACTCCCAGAGGGTCGCCCACTCCAGTACTGCTCGATACGCAGGCGGGCTTAACGTCCGTGTTCGGGATGGGTACGGGTGTCTCCCCGCCGCTCTGGCCGCCTTCATGCCGACCGACGGAATCGAACCGCCGTCAAACCACTGTCGGTAGGGTCTCCAACCGTACGTACGTGCGATCCAGCTAGCGCCTGGACCCGACACTCAAATCGGGTCACAGTGCGACATCTGATGAATGTGGCTCGGACTGTTAGTGCTCGCGGGCTCAACGCCTCGTTGCCTCGGCGCGTACACCCCAAGTCTATCTAACTCGTCTTCTACGAGTGTCCTCGGTGGTACTTCTTTTCCAGGTGGGTTTCGAGCTTAGATGCGTTCAGCTCTTATCCCGTGGTGCGTGGCTGCCCAGCAACTGCCCTCTCGGACAACTGGTACACCAGTGGCACCCAAGCGGAGTTCCTCTCGTACTATACGCTTGTTCCCGTCAAGTACCGTCACACCCCCAATAGATAGCAGCCGACCTGTCTCACGACGGTCTAAACCCAGCTCACGACCTCCTTTAATAGGCGAACAACCTCACCCTTGCCCGCTTCTGCACGGGCAGGATGGAGGGAACCGACATCGAGGTAGCAAGCCACTCGGTCGATATGTGCTCTTGCGAGTGACGACTCTGTTATCCCTAAGGTAGCTTTTCTGTCATTTACGGCCCGCAACAAGCAGGCTCGTAAGTTCGCTAAACCACGCTTTCGCGTCAGC includes the following:
- a CDS encoding DUF488 family protein; translated protein: MTALPIRTTYFTALSQGSATPAPDDDLFGVVRYPAEWTDDVVDRNLQTLAPPEHLLDAYKKIEEAAEADGHDEPQRVAWESVDFEEQYLDHLDAAGPQQVIETLRDRATERTIWFVCWEADDTYCHRRLLAERIRDDLDIEASRGDVRDPCADGEHEIVGTDQSRHGRECRKCQLSVQTLTDWVGHELEGSM
- a CDS encoding winged helix-turn-helix domain-containing protein, with amino-acid sequence MPCNHAHAREGGDEGAAAAGEAGQRGFHRERLPSLHTPADWNRSEYIAARECTPDGGVSVVDHSVEGRDDRAEGHIWIDQSADAVGVSCEYDSPMPYWVSTAAALTDWRIWEFVLTEDRLLEAPEFADLFDDHRQILRGSRCLGHLPDDHETPADYIDGLQTARDDLLELTKQWHQGDYEDRDAFRSTITREALGLVGTMVHLLDLADVDVTFEVRVPSLPKFDTEHRRTMARSLAVGLAICSCYGQHTGYRQLFETRDEKLEWTTGLDIDHDDPLGAVIPSVSVVGDCGGTPEGLATILQEELAEPQALRDDAPEIAVDVPVVYDHGRKTYAAIVRSLVATKRLRATRDAVSLFHGLAATPYDAAVALGRGLSREAFERDIRTDEVRRALQALQSDGLLANASPTIRDVVATLLRADQPLTQSALADQAGRSTRSLRTHLPRLEALGLIEATGQGYRLCLSFCTDAERHADVLPRLVEDDLTLARDVLYDAVALDDPPDRVWDIWIDLGPDGVPDIDALRDHVAWAWWVIPTCQALADQEAVASASVATARFGAEVDHGQTSIQQSTGGVSV